In the genome of Sciurus carolinensis chromosome 3, mSciCar1.2, whole genome shotgun sequence, one region contains:
- the Aatk gene encoding serine/threonine-protein kinase LMTK1 isoform X3, with protein MLTLCYLITRCSGRTQRASRPHGQEFENAEGEECVADCSAQGSPAAAAQNGPDVYVLPLTEVSLPMAKQPGRSVQLLKSTDLGRHSLLYLKEIGHGWFGKVFLGEVHSGASSTQVVVKELKASASVREQVQFLEEAQPYRALQHSNLLQCLAQCAEVTPYLLVMELCPLGDLKGYLRSCRVPESMAPDPLTLQRMACEVACGVLHLHRNNYVHSDLALRSCLLTADLAVKIGDYGLSHCKYREDYFVTADQLWVPLRWIAPELVDEVHGNLLVVDQTKTSNVWSLGVTIWELFELGAQPYPHHSDRQVLAYAVREQQLKLPKPQLQLTLSDRWYEVMQFCWLQPEQRPTAEEVHLLLSYLCAKGATEAEEEFERRWRSLRPGGGGAGPGLGAVGPALSGASELAAASSFPLLEQFAGDGFHADGDDVLTVTETSRGLNFEYKWEAGRGADAFPPTGGAPSPGRTARLQELCAPDGAPPGVVPVLSAHSPSLGSEYFIRLEEAAPAAGHDPDCADCAPSPRAAADQDDDSEGSTAASLAMEPLLGHAPPAEGPRGRCTHYQSSSRARDPPSPSFAPSPGASMQAEDADWGVAAFCPPFFEDPLGVSPLGSSRARPSPGPEELGEAEAQRAAQRGHWSSNTSANNNSGSRDPDSWDPGHVGSCTDHCLSPNQTPRASPELGQPRDQEDPREPLLGPQTASLGQEPGGHISPPHLCQVISPCTETAISGGDNPQAEPKLAQEAEGSAGPQLPLPSIPSPSHEGAPLPSEEASAPDALPASPTPATSSQVTVPEPVPTLDSSSSSAAQEAPSSEEEDTTEATSGVFTDLSSDGPQAEKPDIVPAFRSLQKQVGTPDSLDSLDIPSSASDGGCEVFSPSATGIPGGQPRALDSGYDTENYESPEFVLKEAHESSVPGAFGELASEGGSEGPDMLPASLGSLSEKNPYRDSAYFSDLDTESEPSVGPQKCSEVQGVGLDPDLKSPQRPGPSVQPSPQPGVLQEAPGTGHKEALPPCEEPGACPGGSQAEPPGSQDPSERQIVPSPSHSKFFLLTPVPLSSEGEGAELQRTPGLWSPLGRTGGSGTSRNPLCLTLPGHVGALEGRSEEEEEDSEDSDESDEELRCYSIQEPSEDSEDESPAVPVVVAESQSTRNLRSLLKMPSLLSEAFCEDLERKKKAVSFFDDVTVYLFDQESPTRELGEPFPGAKESPPAFLEGSPGSPSAPGRPRQDDSSRDCSSAQDGGRFEWDDGFPLAPAKAAAAATALDPAAPALAASPTPAAHTSFSRFTVSPAPPSRFSITHVSDSDAQSVGGPAASAGAGCPEA; from the exons TGCAGCTCCTCAAGTCCACGGACCTGGGTCGGCACAGCCTCCTGTACCTGAAGGAGATCGGCCACGGCTGGTTCGGGAAG GTGTTCCTGGGCGAGGTCCACTCCGGAGCCAGCAGCACCCAGGTGGTGGTGAAGGAGCTGAAGGCCAGCGCCAGCGTGCGGGAGCAGGTGCAGTTCCTGGAGGAGGCGCAGCCCTACAG GGCCCTGCAGCACAGCAACCTGCTCCAGTGCCTGGCCCAGTGCGCCGAGGTGACGCCGTACCTGCTGGTGATGGAGCTCTGCCCGCTG GGGGATCTCAAGGGTTACCTGCGGAGCTGCCGGGTGCCTGAGTCCATGGCACCCGACCCCCTGACCTTGCAGCGCATGGCCTGTGAGGTGGCCTGTGGCGTGTTGCACCTGCATCGAAACAACTACGTGCACAG CGACCTGGCCCTGCGAAGCTGCCTGCTCACAGCTGACCTGGCGGTGAAGATTGGCGACTACGGCCTGTCTCACTGCAAGTACAGG GAAGACTACTTTGTGACTGCTGACCAGCTGTGGGTGCCCCTGCGCTGGATCGCACCCGAGCTGGTGGATGAAGTGCACGGGAACCTGCTGGTGGTTGACCAGACCAAGACCAGCAACGTGTG GTCCCTGGGTGTGACCATCTGGGAGCTCTTCGAGTTGGGTGCACAGCCCTACCCCCACCACTCAGACCGGCAGGTGCTGGCTTACGCCGTGCGGGAGCAGCAGCTCAAGCTGCCCAAGCCCCAGTTGCAGCTGACCTTGTCTGACCGCTG GTACGAGGTGATGCAGTTCTGCTGGCTGCAGCCCGAGCAGCGGCCCACGGCCGAGGAGGTGCACCTGTTGCTGTCCTACTTGTGCGCCAAGGGCGCCACGGAAGCGGAAGAGGAGTTCGAGCGGCGCTGGCGCTCGCTGCGGCCAGGCGGGGGCGGCGCAGGCCCCGGGCTGGGCGCAGTGGGCCCAGCGCTGAGCGGTGCTTCGGAGCTCGCCGCCGCCTCGTCCTTCCCACTGCTGGAGCAGTTCGCAGGCGACGGCTTCCACGCGGACGGCGACGACGTGCTGACAGTGACCGAGACAAGCCGCGGCCTCAACTTTGAGTACAAATGGGAGGCCGGTCGCGGCGCCGACGCCTTCCCGCCGACGGGGGGCGCGCCGAGCCCGGGCCGCACCGCGCGCCTGCAGGAGCTGTGCGCCCCCGACGGCGCGCCGCCGGGCGTGGTGCCTGTACTCAGCGCGCACAGCCCCTCTCTGGGTAGCGAGTACTTCATTCGCTTGGAGGAGGCTGCGCCTGCCGCCGGCCACGATCCTGACTGTGCTGACTGCGCCCCCAGCCCCCGCGCTGCCGCAGACCAAGACGACGACTCCGAAGGTAGCACTGCTGCCTCGCTGGCCATGGAGCCGCTGCTGGGCCACGCACCACCGGCCGAAGGCCCCAGGGGCCGCTGCACTCACTACCAGAGCAGCAGCCGGGCCCGGGATCCGCCCTCCCCCTCGTTCGCACCCTCTCCCGGGGCCTCCATGCAAGCAGAGGATGCAGACTGGGGTGTAGCCGCATTTTGCCCGCCATTCTTTGAGGACCCACTGGGAGTATCCCCACTGGGGAGCTCCAGGGCCCGGCCATCTCCTGGACCGGAGGagctgggggaggctgaggcacaaagGGCTGCCCAGCGTGGACACTGGAGCTCCAACACTTCAGCCAACAACAACAGTGGCAGCCGTGACCCAGATTCCTGGGACCCAGGCCATGTGGGCAGCTGCACAGACCACTGCCTCAGCCCAAACCAGACCCCAAGGGCCTCCCCTGAGCTGGGCCAACCCCGGGACCAGGAAGACCCCAGGGAGCCTCTGCTTGGGCCACAGACAGCCTCCCTGGGCCAGGAGCCAGGCGGACACATCAGTCCACCTCATCTGTGCCAGGTCATTTCCCCCTGCACAGAGACAGCGATAAGTGGCGGTGACAACCCTCAGGCAGAACCCAAGcttgcccaggaggctgagggctCTGCTGGACCCCAACTGCCCCTTCCTTCCATCCCCTCCCCATCCCATGAAGGAGCCCCACTTCCTTCAGAGGAGGCCAGCGCCCCTGATGCCCTTCCTGCCTCACCCACGCCCGCTACCAGCAGCCAGGTAACGGTTCCTGAGCCAGTCCCAACTctggacagcagcagcagctctgcCGCACAGGAGGCACCCAGTAGTGAGGAGGAAGACACAACTGAGGCCACTTCAGGTGTCTTTACTGACTTGTCTAGCGATGGCCCCCAGGCTGAGAAGCCAGATATAGTGCCGGCCTTCCGATCTCTGCAGAAGCAGGTGGGGACCCCTGACTCCCTGGACTCGCTGGACATCCCGTCCTCAGCCAGTGATGGTGGCTGTGAGGTCTTCAGCCCATCAGCCACTGGCATCCCTGGTGGGCAGCCCCGTGCCCTGGACAGTGGCTATGACACTGAGAACTATGAGTCCCCTGAGTTTGTGCTCAAGGAGGCCCATGAGTCAAGTGTCCCTGGGGCCTTTGGGGAGCTGGCCTCCGAAGGTGGGAGTGAGGGACCTGACATGCTGCCGGCCTCCCTGGGAAGCCTCAGTGAGAAGAACCCCTACAGAGACTCTGCATACTTCTCAGACCTGGACACTGAGTCTGAGCCCTCTGTGGGCCCCCAGAAGTGCAGTGAGGTCCAGGGCGTAGGGCTAGATCCAGACCTCAAGAGTCCACAGAGACCTGGGCCATCTGTACAGCCTTCTCCCCAGCCAGGGGTGCTCCAGGAGGCACCAGGCACTGGCCACAAGGAGGCGCTGCCACCTTGTGAGGAGCCAGGTGCCTGCCCCGGTGGTTCCCAGGCAGAGCCTCCTGGGTCCCAAGATCCATCGGAGAGGCAGATTGTGCCCAGCCCCAGTCACTCTAAGTTTTTCCTGCTGACCCCAGTCCCACTGAGCTCAGAAGGAGAAGGAGCAGAGCTCCAGAGGACCCCAGGACTGTGGTCCCCACTGGGGCGGACAGGGGGCTCAGGCACCTCCAGAAACCCGCTCTGCTTAACACTGCCTGGCCACGTTGGGGCATTGGAGGGCCggtcagaggaggaggaagaggacagcGAAGACAGCGACGAGTCTGACGAAGAGCTCCGCTGCTACAGCATCCAGGAGCCCAGCGAGGACAGCGAGGACGAGTCCCCCGCCGTGCCAGTGGTGGTGGCTGAGAGCCAGAGCACGCGCAACCTGCGCAGCCTGCTCAAGATGCCCAGTCTGCTGTCCGAGGCCTTCTGCGAAGACCTGGAGCGAAAGAAGAAGGCTGTGTCCTTCTTCGACGACGTCACCGTCTACCTCTTTGACCAG GAGAGCCCCACCCGGGAGCTCGGGGAGCCCTTCCCCGGCGCGAAGGAGTCGCCTCCCGCGTTTCTGGAGGGCAGCCCCGGCTCGCCCAGCGCCCCCGGACGGCCGCGACAGGACGACAGCTCGCGCGACTGCTCGTCGGCCCAGGACG GCGGCCGATTCGAGTGGGACGACGGCTTCCCGCTGGCGCCCGCcaaggcggcggcggcggcgaccgCGCTGGACCCGGCCGCTCCCGCACTGGCCGCATCCCCCACGCCGGCCGCGCACACGTCCTTCTCGCGCTTCACCGTGTCGCCCGCGCCCCCGTCCCGCTTCTCCATCACGCACGTGTCGGACTCGGACGCCCAGTCCGTGGGAG GCCCTGCAGCAAGTGCTGGGGCTGGTTGCCCTGAGGCTTGA
- the Aatk gene encoding serine/threonine-protein kinase LMTK1 isoform X2, which yields MPVALLALAMSSSFFNPSFAFSSHFDPDGAPLSELSWSSSLAVVAVSFSGLFTVIVLMLACLCCKKGGIGFKEFENAEGEECVADCSAQGSPAAAAQNGPDVYVLPLTEVSLPMAKQPGRSVQLLKSTDLGRHSLLYLKEIGHGWFGKVFLGEVHSGASSTQVVVKELKASASVREQVQFLEEAQPYRALQHSNLLQCLAQCAEVTPYLLVMELCPLGDLKGYLRSCRVPESMAPDPLTLQRMACEVACGVLHLHRNNYVHSDLALRSCLLTADLAVKIGDYGLSHCKYREDYFVTADQLWVPLRWIAPELVDEVHGNLLVVDQTKTSNVWSLGVTIWELFELGAQPYPHHSDRQVLAYAVREQQLKLPKPQLQLTLSDRWYEVMQFCWLQPEQRPTAEEVHLLLSYLCAKGATEAEEEFERRWRSLRPGGGGAGPGLGAVGPALSGASELAAASSFPLLEQFAGDGFHADGDDVLTVTETSRGLNFEYKWEAGRGADAFPPTGGAPSPGRTARLQELCAPDGAPPGVVPVLSAHSPSLGSEYFIRLEEAAPAAGHDPDCADCAPSPRAAADQDDDSEGSTAASLAMEPLLGHAPPAEGPRGRCTHYQSSSRARDPPSPSFAPSPGASMQAEDADWGVAAFCPPFFEDPLGVSPLGSSRARPSPGPEELGEAEAQRAAQRGHWSSNTSANNNSGSRDPDSWDPGHVGSCTDHCLSPNQTPRASPELGQPRDQEDPREPLLGPQTASLGQEPGGHISPPHLCQVISPCTETAISGGDNPQAEPKLAQEAEGSAGPQLPLPSIPSPSHEGAPLPSEEASAPDALPASPTPATSSQVTVPEPVPTLDSSSSSAAQEAPSSEEEDTTEATSGVFTDLSSDGPQAEKPDIVPAFRSLQKQVGTPDSLDSLDIPSSASDGGCEVFSPSATGIPGGQPRALDSGYDTENYESPEFVLKEAHESSVPGAFGELASEGGSEGPDMLPASLGSLSEKNPYRDSAYFSDLDTESEPSVGPQKCSEVQGVGLDPDLKSPQRPGPSVQPSPQPGVLQEAPGTGHKEALPPCEEPGACPGGSQAEPPGSQDPSERQIVPSPSHSKFFLLTPVPLSSEGEGAELQRTPGLWSPLGRTGGSGTSRNPLCLTLPGHVGALEGRSEEEEEDSEDSDESDEELRCYSIQEPSEDSEDESPAVPVVVAESQSTRNLRSLLKMPSLLSEAFCEDLERKKKAVSFFDDVTVYLFDQESPTRELGEPFPGAKESPPAFLEGSPGSPSAPGRPRQDDSSRDCSSAQDGGRFEWDDGFPLAPAKAAAAATALDPAAPALAASPTPAAHTSFSRFTVSPAPPSRFSITHVSDSDAQSVGGPAASAGAGCPEA from the exons TGCAGCTCCTCAAGTCCACGGACCTGGGTCGGCACAGCCTCCTGTACCTGAAGGAGATCGGCCACGGCTGGTTCGGGAAG GTGTTCCTGGGCGAGGTCCACTCCGGAGCCAGCAGCACCCAGGTGGTGGTGAAGGAGCTGAAGGCCAGCGCCAGCGTGCGGGAGCAGGTGCAGTTCCTGGAGGAGGCGCAGCCCTACAG GGCCCTGCAGCACAGCAACCTGCTCCAGTGCCTGGCCCAGTGCGCCGAGGTGACGCCGTACCTGCTGGTGATGGAGCTCTGCCCGCTG GGGGATCTCAAGGGTTACCTGCGGAGCTGCCGGGTGCCTGAGTCCATGGCACCCGACCCCCTGACCTTGCAGCGCATGGCCTGTGAGGTGGCCTGTGGCGTGTTGCACCTGCATCGAAACAACTACGTGCACAG CGACCTGGCCCTGCGAAGCTGCCTGCTCACAGCTGACCTGGCGGTGAAGATTGGCGACTACGGCCTGTCTCACTGCAAGTACAGG GAAGACTACTTTGTGACTGCTGACCAGCTGTGGGTGCCCCTGCGCTGGATCGCACCCGAGCTGGTGGATGAAGTGCACGGGAACCTGCTGGTGGTTGACCAGACCAAGACCAGCAACGTGTG GTCCCTGGGTGTGACCATCTGGGAGCTCTTCGAGTTGGGTGCACAGCCCTACCCCCACCACTCAGACCGGCAGGTGCTGGCTTACGCCGTGCGGGAGCAGCAGCTCAAGCTGCCCAAGCCCCAGTTGCAGCTGACCTTGTCTGACCGCTG GTACGAGGTGATGCAGTTCTGCTGGCTGCAGCCCGAGCAGCGGCCCACGGCCGAGGAGGTGCACCTGTTGCTGTCCTACTTGTGCGCCAAGGGCGCCACGGAAGCGGAAGAGGAGTTCGAGCGGCGCTGGCGCTCGCTGCGGCCAGGCGGGGGCGGCGCAGGCCCCGGGCTGGGCGCAGTGGGCCCAGCGCTGAGCGGTGCTTCGGAGCTCGCCGCCGCCTCGTCCTTCCCACTGCTGGAGCAGTTCGCAGGCGACGGCTTCCACGCGGACGGCGACGACGTGCTGACAGTGACCGAGACAAGCCGCGGCCTCAACTTTGAGTACAAATGGGAGGCCGGTCGCGGCGCCGACGCCTTCCCGCCGACGGGGGGCGCGCCGAGCCCGGGCCGCACCGCGCGCCTGCAGGAGCTGTGCGCCCCCGACGGCGCGCCGCCGGGCGTGGTGCCTGTACTCAGCGCGCACAGCCCCTCTCTGGGTAGCGAGTACTTCATTCGCTTGGAGGAGGCTGCGCCTGCCGCCGGCCACGATCCTGACTGTGCTGACTGCGCCCCCAGCCCCCGCGCTGCCGCAGACCAAGACGACGACTCCGAAGGTAGCACTGCTGCCTCGCTGGCCATGGAGCCGCTGCTGGGCCACGCACCACCGGCCGAAGGCCCCAGGGGCCGCTGCACTCACTACCAGAGCAGCAGCCGGGCCCGGGATCCGCCCTCCCCCTCGTTCGCACCCTCTCCCGGGGCCTCCATGCAAGCAGAGGATGCAGACTGGGGTGTAGCCGCATTTTGCCCGCCATTCTTTGAGGACCCACTGGGAGTATCCCCACTGGGGAGCTCCAGGGCCCGGCCATCTCCTGGACCGGAGGagctgggggaggctgaggcacaaagGGCTGCCCAGCGTGGACACTGGAGCTCCAACACTTCAGCCAACAACAACAGTGGCAGCCGTGACCCAGATTCCTGGGACCCAGGCCATGTGGGCAGCTGCACAGACCACTGCCTCAGCCCAAACCAGACCCCAAGGGCCTCCCCTGAGCTGGGCCAACCCCGGGACCAGGAAGACCCCAGGGAGCCTCTGCTTGGGCCACAGACAGCCTCCCTGGGCCAGGAGCCAGGCGGACACATCAGTCCACCTCATCTGTGCCAGGTCATTTCCCCCTGCACAGAGACAGCGATAAGTGGCGGTGACAACCCTCAGGCAGAACCCAAGcttgcccaggaggctgagggctCTGCTGGACCCCAACTGCCCCTTCCTTCCATCCCCTCCCCATCCCATGAAGGAGCCCCACTTCCTTCAGAGGAGGCCAGCGCCCCTGATGCCCTTCCTGCCTCACCCACGCCCGCTACCAGCAGCCAGGTAACGGTTCCTGAGCCAGTCCCAACTctggacagcagcagcagctctgcCGCACAGGAGGCACCCAGTAGTGAGGAGGAAGACACAACTGAGGCCACTTCAGGTGTCTTTACTGACTTGTCTAGCGATGGCCCCCAGGCTGAGAAGCCAGATATAGTGCCGGCCTTCCGATCTCTGCAGAAGCAGGTGGGGACCCCTGACTCCCTGGACTCGCTGGACATCCCGTCCTCAGCCAGTGATGGTGGCTGTGAGGTCTTCAGCCCATCAGCCACTGGCATCCCTGGTGGGCAGCCCCGTGCCCTGGACAGTGGCTATGACACTGAGAACTATGAGTCCCCTGAGTTTGTGCTCAAGGAGGCCCATGAGTCAAGTGTCCCTGGGGCCTTTGGGGAGCTGGCCTCCGAAGGTGGGAGTGAGGGACCTGACATGCTGCCGGCCTCCCTGGGAAGCCTCAGTGAGAAGAACCCCTACAGAGACTCTGCATACTTCTCAGACCTGGACACTGAGTCTGAGCCCTCTGTGGGCCCCCAGAAGTGCAGTGAGGTCCAGGGCGTAGGGCTAGATCCAGACCTCAAGAGTCCACAGAGACCTGGGCCATCTGTACAGCCTTCTCCCCAGCCAGGGGTGCTCCAGGAGGCACCAGGCACTGGCCACAAGGAGGCGCTGCCACCTTGTGAGGAGCCAGGTGCCTGCCCCGGTGGTTCCCAGGCAGAGCCTCCTGGGTCCCAAGATCCATCGGAGAGGCAGATTGTGCCCAGCCCCAGTCACTCTAAGTTTTTCCTGCTGACCCCAGTCCCACTGAGCTCAGAAGGAGAAGGAGCAGAGCTCCAGAGGACCCCAGGACTGTGGTCCCCACTGGGGCGGACAGGGGGCTCAGGCACCTCCAGAAACCCGCTCTGCTTAACACTGCCTGGCCACGTTGGGGCATTGGAGGGCCggtcagaggaggaggaagaggacagcGAAGACAGCGACGAGTCTGACGAAGAGCTCCGCTGCTACAGCATCCAGGAGCCCAGCGAGGACAGCGAGGACGAGTCCCCCGCCGTGCCAGTGGTGGTGGCTGAGAGCCAGAGCACGCGCAACCTGCGCAGCCTGCTCAAGATGCCCAGTCTGCTGTCCGAGGCCTTCTGCGAAGACCTGGAGCGAAAGAAGAAGGCTGTGTCCTTCTTCGACGACGTCACCGTCTACCTCTTTGACCAG GAGAGCCCCACCCGGGAGCTCGGGGAGCCCTTCCCCGGCGCGAAGGAGTCGCCTCCCGCGTTTCTGGAGGGCAGCCCCGGCTCGCCCAGCGCCCCCGGACGGCCGCGACAGGACGACAGCTCGCGCGACTGCTCGTCGGCCCAGGACG GCGGCCGATTCGAGTGGGACGACGGCTTCCCGCTGGCGCCCGCcaaggcggcggcggcggcgaccgCGCTGGACCCGGCCGCTCCCGCACTGGCCGCATCCCCCACGCCGGCCGCGCACACGTCCTTCTCGCGCTTCACCGTGTCGCCCGCGCCCCCGTCCCGCTTCTCCATCACGCACGTGTCGGACTCGGACGCCCAGTCCGTGGGAG GCCCTGCAGCAAGTGCTGGGGCTGGTTGCCCTGAGGCTTGA